The Triticum urartu cultivar G1812 chromosome 5, Tu2.1, whole genome shotgun sequence genome contains the following window.
ttgggttatgtggtgcacccctgcagggaagttaatctattcgaatagctgtgatcttcggtaacaggacgacttggagttgtaccttgaccttatgaaaactagaaccggatacttaataaaacacacccttccatgtgccagatacaaccggtgatcgctctctcacagggcaacgatgagaggatcatcggttaggattatgctatgcgatgatacttggtgaacttaccacctactctcttctcctgctgcaagatggaggttaccagaagcatagtcttccacaggattagctatccccctcttattctggcattctgcagttcagtccaccgatatggccctttacacatttacccatgcatatgtagtgtagctccttgcttgcgagtactttggatgagtactcatggttgctttctccctcttttccccctttcccttctacctggttgtcgcaaccagacgttggagcccaggagccagacgccaccgtcgacaaCGACTACTACCACTCGGGAGgagcctactactatgtgcagcccgctgacggcgaccaggagtagttaggaggatcccaggcaggaggtctgcgcctctttcgatctgtatcccagtttgtgctagccttcttaaggcaaacttgtttaacttatgtctgtactcagatattgttgcttccgctgactcgtccatgatcgagctcttgtattcgagccctcgaggcccctggcttgtaatatgatgcttgtatgacttattttatttgtagagttgtgttgtgatatcttcccgtgagtccctgatcttgatcgtacacatttgcgtgtatgattagtgtacgattgaatcgggggcgtcacaataaTGGTGGAAGTTTTGCAAATAAGAAGTTCCGTAAGGAAGAATGAATTGGTCGGATTGGTATTACCACTaaggaagaaagaaaataaaatgtaTACTAAAGCAAAATCAGGCAATTGAAATTTTCTACAAATTATAcattggtattaccctttaaAAGGAACAAAATAATACAAAAAAACTTTAAAAAATAATAGCACATAACTTTAAGAACTAGAAAATGAAGTTATTTTCTAAGGAATAATGAATTAATGGCAATGATATTACTCTTGAGAAGAAaaacaaaatgaaaaaaaattaaagGATGAACGAATTAGTGGCACTGGTATTACCTTTAAAAGGAGAAAACAAAATTTAAAATAAACCAATTAATGAGAAAATTTACACACAAATTGCATATTTTATAACATGTAATAAATAAGCATCACACGAAAAATGAAACAAAAAACATCACACAACTTTGCACTTTAATTGCACTACTTTTTATGCGAAGAATGGTCATATAATAGTGCAGTTTTCACATATATTGTATAGTATTTAGGTGTACATTTACACTCACCCAAGATCCAAAAAATATCCacaaaaagaaaaccaaaaatcaactaataaagaaaaggaaaaaaaaccaaaagaaaaacacatagaaacagaaaatagaaaaatagAGCGAGAGAGAGGAGGACTGAGGAGTCAGATGGACTGACCCAAAATACAGGTCAATCAAAACATTTCAGCCCAAAACAAGACACACCACACAACAGAAAAAAGAGAGCACGGACATAAAATTGACTGGCCCAAATTCAATTTTCATATGACTTACGTGTAGCTAAAGTGTTATAtattatatgaaaaaatatcggCGATATAATAATGATGTGATATCATAGCAATTTTGGGTCTACCCAACACCAATGTGTACTCATTATTGTTGACATCGTTGTTACTTTAACAATGTTCATGATAAGATTAACAAGATCATCATAAATACATGAGCTAGTCCTAGATATATGACTATGGACCCATTTGATGTTTATGTTTTTCACACACGTAATTGAGTTTTTCTCTGAATTTCATAATCAATAACAAATGCAATTATAGCATAGAAAAATAAAATTAGTTATGAACATGAAATAGCATAATACTCGCTCTGTAAACAAATGTAAGACATTTTAGGTCACTACTTCAGTGACATAAAACGTTTTACATTTATTTTACAGTGGGAGTAATATTTTGTTATTGTATCTGGAGTATATTTTTAACGCTTGGGCAGAGGGCGAATAGCTACTTTTAGAGCAGAAAATCCAAAAGTATGCACACTACACGCCTATGCTGGGATCGGATCAACGTTGTTTGTGCTGCGGCAACGTTGTTTGAGTCTCTCGGCCTGGTTGTCGCCTTTGTTGGTGCAGCGCCGCGTTCTCCCCGCCGAGAGACTCTTGGCGCGGCAATGGCGGAATTGCAACTTTTGCTCTCTGTGCATCTCATGATCGAGTGCACTTGGTCCTGTCCAATCAGCTGCCGCTTGCGGCGGGCAGCTTTGGGATCGCTGGCTTCGATCCGGGGGAGTGGGACGCGTCGGCCTCCATTGCTGACTGGATTGGTGGTCTGTCCAACAAGCCAAGCCAGTGTGCAGAAAACGTGCTCAATCGCTATCGATCATTACCGTCTGGTGGATTTGGCGCGAGATGAACGCGcccatttttttaaaaaaacacaAGGAGCGTTCAGCGTAGCCGTACGGAGCTGGTGGTGGCTTTTGATCGTCGGCGGAGtctcttttttgttttctttttggttttttGGCATTGTGAACGCGTTGTCCTGCCTACCGCTGTACACTTTTTTGGCATCCTCGCCCATCTTCTTAATCCAAATACGCAGCTTTCCGGCCTACTTCTAAAGCCTCTCAATGAGCATGCTCAGCCTCACCACATGCATGTCAATTTTATATAACAAAATACAACTCAAATACTCAATGGTACTCCATTGTTTATATTCACTAGTATTCAGCAAGGGAAAGTAAACTGATCTTGACCACTAGGCAGTAGCCGCCCACACTCTTGCTAAATACTATAAGCCAGGTTTGACATTTTTCTAGAATAGCTTTCATTCGGAACGGAGAGTGTGGGTGGGAGCAGTATATAAGGAGCGAGCTCGATGCACCTAGTTGAACACACAGCACGTACAGACGTACTCTTGCTTCCAGAGCAGCATCAAATATTAAGATGAGTATGCTGATGCCCAGAGTCAGCGGCTGCTTAGCACGCGCCTTCTTTGtgagcttcttcttcttctcatgcTCTGTTGCTTCCCCGTCCCCTGATGGTGATGGCTTCCTGCAATGCCTACGGCCCAAGAATGTGCCCAGCGAGCTCGTGTACACGCAGACCTCCAGCAGCTTCACCGACGTGCTGGCCTCCTCCATCAGGAACGGCAAGTTCTTCACCAACGCCACGGCGAGGCCGCTCTGCATCGTCACGCCCCGAGACGCCTCCCACGTCCAGGCCGCCGTGCTCTGCGGCCGCGGCCAGGGCGTGCGCCTACGCGTGCGCAGCGGCGGGCACGACTACGAGGGCCTGTCCTACCGTTCGGCGCGGCCTTCTTCCGAGGCGTTCGCGGTGGTCGACCTCGGCGCCAACCTCCGGGCCGTGCGCGTCAACCGGCTCCAGTCCACGGCCTGGGTCGACTCGGGCGCCACCATCGGGGAGCTCTACTACGCCATCGCCAAGAACGACTCCCGGCTCGCGTTCCCGGCCGGCGAGTGCCCGACCATCGGCGTGGGCGGCCACTTgagcggcggcggcgtcggcatGATGATGCGCAAGCACGGCCTCTCCAGCGACAAGGTGCTCGACGCCACGCTGGTCAACGCCGACGGCGAGCTCCTGGACAGGGCCGGCATGGGGGAGGACCTCTTCTGGGCCatccggggcggcggcggcggcaacttCGGCATCGTGCTCTCGTGGAAGGTCCAGCTCGTGCAGGTCCCGTCGACGGTGGTGGCGTTCAACATCGCCAAGACGGTGGAGCAGGGCGCCGTGGACGTCCTCACCAGATGGCAGGACGTGGCGCCGTGTCTACCCAGCGACATCACCCTAAGGGCGATCGTGCGGGGGCGGCAGGCCATGTTCCAGGCCCTGTACCTCGGCGGGTGCGGCTCGCTGGTGGCCATGATGGACGACCAGTTCCCGGAGCTGGGCATGACGAGCGCCGACTGCCAGCCGATGAGCTGGGCGCAGTCGGCGGCCACGCCGTTCCTGAGCTTCGGCAGGAACGGCACGCTGGAGGAGGCGCTCCTGAACAGGACCACCGGGCTGAGCAGGTCCAACAAGGGCAAGTCGGACTACGTCCGGCGCGCCATCCCCAAGGCGGCGTGGGAGGACATCTTCCCCTGGTTCGCCAAGGCCGGCGCCGGGTTCATCCTGCTGGAGCCCCACGGCGGGTTCATGGGCGGCGTCCCCGCCGCCGCGACGCCGTACCCGCACCGGAACGGCGTGCTGTACGTGATGCAGTACATCGTGACGTGGCCGCAGGAGGGCGGGGACGGCGGCACGGCGGCGACGGCATGGATCCAGGGCCTGTACGAGTTGATGGGGCGGCACGTGAGCAAGAACCCTCGGCGGGCGTACGTCAACTTCCGGGACCTGGACGTCGGGCAGAACGACGAGGCCGGCACGTTCGAGGGCGGCGAGGCCTGGGGCGAGCGCTACTTCGTGGGCAACTACCGGCGGCTGGCGGCGGTGAAGGCGGCCGTGGATCCCACCAACTACTTCAGGAACGAGCAGAGCATCCCGCCGTTGCATTGAACGCGAGACGAGGCCGTCAGAAGAGAAGAGCTGACTGCGCGAGCGAGCGAGAGATGCCATGAATCAATCCTTCGTCATGGGCGGCTACTGCCTACTGGTGGAGATCAGTTTACTTTCCTTTGCTGAATACGTATAAACAATGGAGTACCATCGAGTTGTATTTTTGTCAACGTTGGTGATAGATGGCTGCTGTAGTGCTGTTGGATGCAGTTTACTATCCTTCTTCAAAACCTGCCCGCGACACGAGCATCCTTCCCAATGCGGTACTTGCGCCTCCCTATCTCGGTTTGGCAGCTCAAGAAAGGTGATCTTCAATTCCTTGAAGACAAGGTGGAAAGTAGGCCAATTACATACGAGGGCAAGAACATCACCACCATTGGCCGAACGATCCTTGTCAAGTCGATGATTACCATCCTTGTGGTCTACTTCATCACGCCGCTTGTCATACCGGCATCTACTCTTCGGTATGTCAATAAGCTTGAAAGGACTTTCCTTTGGACCGGTGCGGacaagatgacaagggcaaaatgCAAAGTTAACTGGGAAATTGTTTGTCGTCCACGTGAATATGGTGGTCTAGGGGTGCTCAGCACGGATAAGTTTGCACGCGCCTTGCGCTTGAGATGGCCTTGGTATGAGTGGAAGGAACCAAGCAAGATGTGGGTTGGGATGGGAAACCCGTGCGACGAGGAGGATTTGAAGTTTTTCTACGCCTCCACAACAATCACAATAGGGAACGGGGCAAGAACTTCATTTTGGGACGCCCCTTGGCTACTTGGACGTGCCCAAGGAGATCGCCCCGCTCATATTTGATGCATCCTCGAGAAAGAATTGGATGGTGCGTGAGGCCCTCCAAAATAACGCATGGATCTTGAAGATCAAACCTCCTATCGCTCTATCCATCGAGCACATCCGACGGTTCTTCACCCTTTGGGGTTTAGCGCATGACGTACAACTTGATGAGAGTGTTGATGATGGCATTGTGTGAAAACATTCGACAAATGAGCTCTACTCCGCGGCCTCTGCCTACAAGGCGCAATTCCTTTGCATGACCTTCTCCTCTTTGGACCAAATGGTGTGGAAGGCTTGGGCGCCGCCAAAGGTTAAGTTCTTCGCATGGTTGGCTATTAAAGATCGCATTTGGATGG
Protein-coding sequences here:
- the LOC125506428 gene encoding berberine bridge enzyme-like Cyn d 4 — translated: MSMLMPRVSGCLARAFFVSFFFFSCSVASPSPDGDGFLQCLRPKNVPSELVYTQTSSSFTDVLASSIRNGKFFTNATARPLCIVTPRDASHVQAAVLCGRGQGVRLRVRSGGHDYEGLSYRSARPSSEAFAVVDLGANLRAVRVNRLQSTAWVDSGATIGELYYAIAKNDSRLAFPAGECPTIGVGGHLSGGGVGMMMRKHGLSSDKVLDATLVNADGELLDRAGMGEDLFWAIRGGGGGNFGIVLSWKVQLVQVPSTVVAFNIAKTVEQGAVDVLTRWQDVAPCLPSDITLRAIVRGRQAMFQALYLGGCGSLVAMMDDQFPELGMTSADCQPMSWAQSAATPFLSFGRNGTLEEALLNRTTGLSRSNKGKSDYVRRAIPKAAWEDIFPWFAKAGAGFILLEPHGGFMGGVPAAATPYPHRNGVLYVMQYIVTWPQEGGDGGTAATAWIQGLYELMGRHVSKNPRRAYVNFRDLDVGQNDEAGTFEGGEAWGERYFVGNYRRLAAVKAAVDPTNYFRNEQSIPPLH